Proteins encoded in a region of the Oculatellaceae cyanobacterium genome:
- a CDS encoding TniQ family protein, with translation MNIYSEHWSLKSLEIPQRSRLFSLEPVGVGTPYTESLSGYLNRLAQAHCLTSQKLIMGEIAPLILKDEDKSELLSKNISHLLGNSDAKPTINGMREMTGKLVTVLEELTMRQDLRFLTLLSWKGMIYDRGLFRNYRAWCPCCWQEWEQEKKTLYEPLLWSFKDVKFCLIHKQQLVEECPHCGSRLPVIARFSPAGFCSRCHQWLGQEMKGEAEIEKYRVNIQGISELIALIPKLGYKPVPIELTRKLQLILLVFEQAIGKDLNLLGDLGGIMESLRIASTRNQSQPYYLVKLIIPVCENAKISVSLLFGLNFKELSEILFKNFSLELRL, from the coding sequence ATGAATATTTACTCAGAACATTGGAGTTTAAAATCTCTAGAAATTCCGCAACGGAGTCGGTTATTTTCTCTTGAACCTGTTGGGGTGGGAACTCCTTATACAGAAAGCCTGAGTGGCTATCTCAATCGTTTAGCGCAGGCGCATTGTTTAACTTCTCAGAAACTCATTATGGGAGAAATTGCGCCTCTTATCCTGAAAGATGAGGATAAATCTGAGCTATTGTCAAAAAATATTAGTCACCTATTGGGAAATAGCGATGCTAAACCGACTATCAACGGAATGCGAGAAATGACAGGAAAGTTAGTAACTGTCCTAGAAGAGTTAACAATGCGTCAGGATTTACGCTTTTTGACTCTTTTAAGCTGGAAAGGGATGATTTATGACCGAGGGTTATTTCGCAATTATCGCGCTTGGTGTCCTTGTTGTTGGCAAGAGTGGGAGCAGGAGAAGAAGACGCTCTATGAACCATTATTATGGTCATTTAAGGATGTAAAATTTTGTTTGATTCATAAACAGCAATTAGTAGAAGAATGCCCTCATTGTGGTTCACGTTTACCTGTAATAGCTAGGTTTTCACCCGCGGGATTTTGTTCTCGTTGCCATCAGTGGTTAGGACAGGAAATGAAAGGAGAAGCAGAAATAGAGAAATATCGAGTTAATATTCAAGGAATTAGCGAATTAATTGCACTTATCCCCAAATTAGGATATAAACCCGTTCCAATTGAGTTAACCCGAAAACTACAATTGATTTTGCTAGTGTTTGAACAAGCAATTGGAAAGGATTTGAATTTATTGGGAGATTTAGGGGGAATTATGGAATCCTTGAGGATAGCCTCAACAAGAAATCAAAGTCAACCTTATTATTTGGTGAAGTTGATTATTCCTGTGTGTGAGAATGCAAAAATTAGTGTATCCCTGTTGTTTGGCTTAAATTTTAAGGAATTGAGTGAGATATTGTTCAAGAATTTTAGTCTGGAATTAAGGTTGTAG
- a CDS encoding helix-turn-helix transcriptional regulator → MRQKNFSIEYRFGKAIRRRRRELDLSQEELAERSGLHRNYISGIENGERNPTLKNIVKLAVALDISVPDLFVNYGIEVKRESETIS, encoded by the coding sequence GTGAGACAAAAAAATTTCAGTATTGAGTACCGCTTTGGCAAAGCCATCAGAAGGCGAAGGCGAGAGCTAGATTTATCCCAAGAAGAACTGGCTGAAAGGTCAGGGCTTCATCGTAACTACATCTCAGGGATCGAAAACGGGGAGCGTAACCCTACGTTAAAAAATATTGTCAAGTTAGCGGTAGCTTTAGATATATCTGTTCCCGATCTCTTTGTTAATTACGGCATTGAGGTTAAGAGGGAATCAGAAACTATTTCTTGA